A single Lactuca sativa cultivar Salinas chromosome 8, Lsat_Salinas_v11, whole genome shotgun sequence DNA region contains:
- the LOC111911220 gene encoding GDSL esterase/lipase 6, translating into MERFPQLVIFLSVFLLFSAYANAHVKSLIIFGDSLFDPGNNRYIKNCTIQANFPPYGSTFFHRPTGRFSNGRTVADFIAQHMGIKFQKPYQKLYGKNLGSIIVKHFPVQAHGINFASAGSGILPETNKYAGVTPLEVQLQQFQELIHYKHLHRDQISKSIFFLEAGSNDIFTYLQAPEKSTLSPIAFVDSMLREAANFLDIIYQHGARKIAIFSVGPMGCIPGRINLPNASTHRCYAGANKMTKYYNYGLERLVYSIRRKYRGAIGVYGEVFNTAQRLRVRPKLHGFSNVNSACCGAGPLKGRVQCGEKGYTMCSNANEYFYWDYFHPSEHTYELISKALWSGGRYAIRPINLRTLANITLPHS; encoded by the exons ATGGAGAGATTCCCACAATTGGTCATATTCCTAAGTGTGTTTCTTTTGTTTTCGGCATATGCTAACGCCCACGTTAAGTCACTGATCATTTTTGGAGACTCCCTTTTTGATCCTGGTAACAATCGTTATATCAAGAACTGCACTATTCAAGCCAATTTTCCACCTTATGGTTCAACTTTCTTTCACCGTCCAACAGGACGATTCAGCAATGGTCGAACTGTCGCAGATTTCATAG CACAACATATGGGGATCAAGTTCCAAAAACCATACCAAAAGCTATATGGAAAAAATTTAGGAAGTATAATTGTGAAACATTTTCCGGTTCAGGCCCATGGAATCAACTTCGCCAGTGCCGGAAGTGGAATATTGCCGGAGACAAACAAATATGCA GGGGTTACACCACTAGAAGTCCAATTACAACAATTCCAAGAGCTTATtcattacaaacatttacatagaGATCAAATTTCAAAATCCATATTCTTCCTTGAAGCGGGTTCAAATGACATTTTTACTTACTTACAAGCACCCGAAAAGTCAACCCTATCGCCAATAGCTTTTGTAGATTCCATGTTGAGAGAAGCAGCCAATTTCCTTGACATAATCTACCAGCATGGTGCTCGTAAGATCGCAATTTTCTCAGTTGGCCCAATGGGGTGTATTCCAGGCAGAATCAACCTACCAAATGCCAGTACTCATCGTTGCTATGCTGGGGCAAACAAAATGACGAAATATTATAATTATGGCTTGGAACGTTTGGTATACAGTATACGTAGAAAGTATCGTGGTGCAATTGGTGTTTATGGAGAAGTGTTTAACACTGCACAAAGGTTGCGTGTTAGACCAAAACTACATG GGTTTTCCAATGTAAATTCGGCATGTTGTGGGGCTGGACCCCTAAAAGGACGAGTGCAATGTGGTGAAAAAGGTTACACGATGTGTTCAAATGCTAATGAGTACTTTTATTGGGATTATTTTCATCCAAGTgaacatacttatgaacttatCTCCAAAGCCTTATGGTCTGGAGGCAGATATGCAATCCGACCCATAAACTTGAGGACTTTGGCTAACATAACCTTGCCACATTCTTAA